The segment tgtaatctggctcttggGAAGAAAATTTTAATCTAAACCCATTTTTGGAGATATATTAACTGTAATGCTGTTAAAACTGATTTTGCTATTTGTTTTAACAAACATTCTCTAATGGCATATTATGGGTGCTAAAGTGTATTTTAAAGTGTGAGTGCAGATAATATACACATCAAATGcacattaattacaataaaatatgctATGTTATCACTACACATTATTTTACTTAtggcaataaaaaaaacattctgtGTACCATGTATGTTTCTCACATAGTTATCCTCCTTGAAACATTATACATAATACATGTAATGTTTACTAGATATATAAATGATCAGAATAGTATTTTTAAATCTCTAATCACATTTGTTACaattttgtttaagaaaaaaaaaagacaacccccCCAAAGTAAATAAAGCCATATTTCTGCAGTTCTGCAGTTCAGACTCAGTGTGGCACTGTTGGCCAATAAGAAAGTGTTGCTGAATATCTCATGCTGCAAATGTTTAGAATGCTTAAGCAGTGCTGAAATCAGGGCAACATCTTCACTCTCTTTGCAATTTGGATTATCAACATTTTGGGAATTTCAAAGTAAATCATTAAAAGGGACTATTTGCAGAAGGTTCTGAAGAGTATCAGATTCCATAGAAGACAATGGCATTGCAAGTAATATTattctattgtttttttctttgtgaagCTGCATCTGATCATCTCCAGTACTCAATTTATGAAGAAATGAAAAAGGGTTCTATAGTAGGTAATGTTGCTAATGATTTGGGTATAGACAATACAGAATTATTATATAGAAAATTGCAGATATCTTCTCAGACAGAAAAGCAATATTTTAATATCAACTTTGAAAATGGGAACAtatttgtaattgatagaatagaCAGGGAAGTAATATGCAGGACAGAGCAGAAATGCTTTTTAAATTTGGAAATATTGGTTGAAAACCCTGTGAATATTTTCCATGTAAGAGTTGAAATTCAAGATATAAATGACAATGCACCTAGTTTCTCTAAGGATTTATTTGATATAGAAATTGGTGAATTTTCTTCTCCTGGAACACATTTTATTTTAGGGAATGCACAGGATCCAGACCTAGGTATTAATTCTGTTCAGAGCTACAAACTCAGCTTTAACCAACATTTCACACTGGGAGAAAAAACTAGAGCTAATGGAATAAAATATCCTGAACTTGTTTTAGAAAAGCCTTTAGATCGTGAGGAGCAAAGTATCTATAATTTAATTCTCACTGCTTATGATGGAGGCACACCTGTAAAATCTGGAACTGCTCAAATACGGGTCATAGTTCATGATGTCAATGATAATTTTCCTGCATTCAGCCAAGAAAAATATCAAGTAACTCTAAATGAAAATATACCAAATGGTTTTCTTGTCCTCCAGCTTAATGCTACGGATGCAGATGAAGGTACAAATGCAGAAATTACATATTCATTCAGTCACATTGCTAAAAATGCTATGGAAACGTTTACTTTAGATTCTCAAAGTGGAGTTATTAGAACAAAGGGAGAGCTGGACTTTGAAGTTACAAAAATGTATGAGATGATGGTGGAAGCTAAAGATGGTGGTGGTTTAGTGGGACATTGCACAGTTTCAATTCAGATTATTGATATCAATGACAATGCTCCTAAAATAATAACTAAATCTCTGACTACACCTATTCCAGAGGACTCCTTACCTGGTACACTTGTGGCCATAATTAATGTTCATGATTTGGACTCAGGAAAAAATGGTGAAGTGATATGTCAACTTTTTGGTGAACTTCCATTTAAATTATTGTCTTCATCTGTAGGTTATTACAAACTTGTAACTACACAGCCCATGGACAGAGAAACAACATCTAATTACAATATTATTGTAAAAGCTGAAGATGGAGGCTCTCCCCCCTTGTTTTCAAACAAAACAATTCAGTTAGCAATATCAGATATAAATGACAACCCCCCAGTTTTTGATAAAACAAATTATGTGGCCTATGTGATGGAAAATAACTTAGCTGGAACTTCAATACACAGAGTGCATGCTTCAGATTTTGATAATAATGAGAATGCCAGAATAATATTCTCCATTCTTAATATAGATATTGAGAACATACCCATATCATCATATATTTCCATAAACTCAGCAACTGGAATTATTTATGCACAACGCTCATTTGATTATGAACAGTTAAGAGAAATTCAGTTCAGAGTAATGGCTAAAGACAGTGGATCTCCTCCTTTAAGCAGCAATGCCACAGTCAGGATATGTATCGTGGACAGGAATGACAATGCTCCAAAGTTTCTCTACCCATCAACAGACACTGATGAACCAGCATTAGTTGAGTTTATTCCTCACACATCTGAGAAAGGTTATCTAATCACCAAAGTGATTGCAGTGGATGCTGACTCAGGACACAATGCTTGGCTCTCTTATCACTTTCTACAAATTCCAGAACCAGCCTCCTTTATCATTGGACAGAACACAGGTGAAATTAAGTTAGCACAAAGTCTCCATGATACAGATTCTTTAAGGCAAAAGGTTATAGTTATGGTAAAAGACAATGGTGAACCTCCTCTTTCTGCTACAGTTACTGTAAAGTTTGTTATGGGAGAAACATATCAACAAGTTCTTCCAGAGATAAGTAGCCAACCTGGTAATTTAGAAACACAATCAAATATAACCTTGTTCTTAGTAATATCAATAGCTGTGATTTCTCTTTTATTCATTTTGACAGTAATAGCTACAGTTATTTCTAAATACAGGAAAGCAAGCACTTCAACTCCTTTTGGAACTCTGACTAGGGATATGTTTCCTCAAGTTGGCCTCACATATCCCACTCAGTTTAGTGATGGAACATTGCCACTCCCATACTCATACAATGTTTGTGTAGCACTTGAATCAAGCCAAAATGAATTTGCCCATCTTAAACCAATCCAGAATGTTCCAATAGACAATCTTATTGACACAGACGATTCCGTTCCTGGAAATGATTCTCTGATCAAAAATGTTCCTTCAGAGGTAAGATGTGTTTCTTAATATTCATTTTAAAGATTATGAAAggcaaataaacaaaaataaattgttgaaaatataaaaaataattgtatgctAATGCTAAATATCTCAATGCAGCATTCTTTATCAGAGTTGCTGAACTGAATATAGCTAAATAATTGCCATAATTTGCTTGGTTACTAATACTGAATCTTAAGGACAACATTTCTGTTTCTGTGGTGGAATTATATTTTGGTGTCACACATGAAATTGTTTAAATCTCAATTTCTCAGTGTCAACCTTTAGGCACTAAAAGCAAGCCATAAAGATGTACTTGATTGAGAATAGATACAATATTAGTTATATAATTTGCTGGAAATTTCTGTGTAAATAGTCCTGGACTAGTAATAAACTGCAATAGATGCAAATGAAATTTGGCCTTACCTTTCTTTATAATGAGTAGGCTGAACTTTTTTGTTCTAgtagttctttcttttttttactagTAAACTATTGAGATTAGTCTGGTAACTACTTAGATTAGAAAGAATATTATTTTCCATTATTATCCATTCTACTTGACTGGTGGGATATGCAAATAACAGGAAAACacaattacaaaaatattaaactcaaagggccccatttattaagttGCTGATGCAGCTTTGGGGtctgaaacactagttaagtagctgTGGCCTTAAGACCACTACTTAGCCTCTCCATCACCTAACGTGTGGCTAAAttaaatcatcctgattgtatatgGATGACTGACACCTACTGCTTGTGCACAATTGGCCACGCATgaacagggggcaacattgcacaagcagcttatGCTGCTCACTTGCAGCGATGCTGGGCAGGAGCTTCGCAGGAGTGAAACTTGTCCACCGCTCTAAGTAAACTATTAATGCATATGTATTACATGTTAAAGGTAAATTGTTTGCGCGTGAGTGAAAGCCAATGCACGCTTCTGGACTTCCAATATCGCTACTGcagtaacttcttctccccatagacttcaatggagctgacaGAAAAAAAACCTTATCGCTCGTGTGCTAATCATACACCATATTAGACATACTGCGCTAAACttaaggtagttataaatatttgattttccaatgttcttaacattgcAGTCAAtgctcctttatatatatatatatatatatatatatatatatatatatatatatttctatagatctatgattattttttgttaaatatatatttataccgatatatcttaatgaatatatatatatatatatatatatatatatatatatatatatatatatatatatagtgggttgGGTTTTGGTATGGTGCCTGAAATAGGAGACTTGGAGAATGAGTCACTACACGAGATCCTATTTGTGGCTGTTTTTATGAGTATCTCACTTCCTAATTAGTGAGAAAAAAGTTTTTGTTGACTGTAAAAGGGTGTTTATAACAGCGCCTTCAAAGTGGAAATCCTCATGTGCATGTAGGAATACAAATATACCCAGATGAGTGAAACAATGAATAGTATCAACATAGCAAAAAATGATCCGCTCACCTGTTAAGACCACAGGGATAACTGGTCAGCGATGTGATGTAGTGTAATACTCCCAGTCAAGTCCTGTTTTCTTCTCTGGTGGAAGTATTCCCCTTATATGCCCAGGGAAAGGTCGACTCACAGTTTCTTGGCCTCTAAAATTCAGCAGATTCTTATTGCTATTATGGAACTCTTGAAAGTGTTTAGCCATTGTGCTTAatttaatattataattttttatgtctCTTTTGTGTTCCTTAATTTGTTCCCTAAGTTCTCTATAAATTTTTCCTATGTAGTGCATTGGGCATTTGCAGAATAACATATAAACCACACCTTCGCTCCCACAATATATATGTCCTTTAATCTTGTGTCAAATTCCATATTTATCAATGAATTTATTATCTGTTGCCATATTCTCACATACTGAACAGTGGCTACATTTGTAGTTTCTACTTTTTGCCCTCCATTTATCTAACCAAGTGGTTTTTACTTTTGAATCAAAGTGTCTCCTAACCagattatattttatgtttgtaaCTCTTCTTGGTGTTATAGACAGTACAGTATCCGCTATTTTGGCAATAGAGGGTTCAGCTtggagaatatgccaatgttttttcaaaatatGTCTAATATCCTTCCATTTGTTATTGTAAGTTGTTATAAACCTGACATTTTCCTGACATTTTCCAGGTCCCTGGATTCTGATTTGAATTGTGTTTCTtcagaacaatttatttttaatcttaGGTACTGACCATAGGGGATGTTATTTATTAGATTTTGACGGTGATGGCTATTGTACGAAAGTAAGGTATTCCCTGCTGTAGGTTTTCTATGTGTAGTAGTCTGTAATTTACTAGCAATTCTTCTGATATTTAGGCCTAGAAAAGTTATGTTGTCTGTACTATGGGAAAACATGAATTTTAGATtccaattatttatatttaaactttttataaaTTTATCAAGATTTTCCTCAGAATCTTCCCAAATTAGAAATATATCGTCTATGAACAGTAGACAGAGAGCTATAGAATTTTCTTTGTTAAATTTACAGTCCAGGATACAATTCTATTCCCATCTTCTAAAGTACAGACAAGCATTAGTGGGGCACAGCATGTTCCCATGGCAGTCCCTAATATCTGTTCATACAATTTTCCATTGAACATAAAAAAAACTGTGctctaaaataaaagataataactcTAGCACAAATCTGGTATGTTTCTTACATGAACTGCCTTACTGTTCTAAGAAGTATTTGCAAGCCTCAATCCCTAATTAGTGAGGGATTGAGGAATACAAAGACTCCACATCGATGGCCACTAACAGGGTTTTGTCTTTTACAGaaacattatctattttttttcaatACATCAATGGTGTCCTTAGTGTATAATGGGAGATTTAATAGAAAAGGTCTGAGGCAGAAGTCCACATACTGAGAAATTTTCTCAGTAAGTGAATCTAAGCCTGAGACTATGGGTCTACCCAGTGGTGGAATTTTCCCCTTATGAAGTTTTGGTACTGTATAAAAGGTAGGTGTGATTGGGAATTTCACTTTCAAGAATTCAAATTCATTTTTGTTAATGATATTATCTTCCAGAGCTTTTAGGAGTATTAAGGTAATTTTCTCACTATATACCTCTGTGGGATCAGATTGaagttgtttgtattgttttttttatcatttaattgtCTAGTACATTCATCTACATATTCCATAGTTTTCAAAATAACCATGTTTCCCCCTTGTCAGATGGTTTTATGGTTATGGATTGGTTCTCTTTTAAATCCTTCAAGGCTGACCTTTGTTCCCTATTTAGATTGTCTATAAAACCACTATCTTTGTTTAGAAAATTGATATCTTTTTCTACCATTTTTACAAAATTATGTACCATTGGTGTAGAGGATAGGGCTGGCATATATTGTGATTTAGGTCTCAGATTACTGAAACCTATTTTATTAGAAGTTTCATTCTCTAATTCTGATGTGCTTTGGAAAGTCGGAGGGGTTACAACTGTCCACCTCCGGACTTACTTTGGAGCTCCAAAGGGGAATACTACCCAAACGGATCCGGGATCCAACTATCCAACAAGCCGATACTCATAGTGAAAGAGACGTGGAATACCATTAATTACCTCTCAAGCCACTGAACGCATTACCTGGATCTTTGAAAATGGAAGGGTTGATCATTATAGAAGAGGTACCGCTTTTCTTTTCTTTGAATATGATTGGCTTTGCAGGACGCTGACATAGGGGAGGTCTGTATGATACCTGAAAGGGTATCAAAGGTGATCTATGGACCTAGCACAGCCCTAAGCAATTTCTTGGGAGAGCTTCCCCTAATTTACTGACTTACTTAAGCCATCATCTGAGTTTGCGGTAATTATACTTCCACACCCTATTTCTCTCCAGGATCACTGAACTTGGATTACAATTTGTCATTCACTGATCCCTATGCCTAAAGAATGGGTTTAATAATGGCGTATTTGCGCCCGACATTATATGCTTGAACTAACGTTCTAGGTTGAAAACCAAATTGTGACCCGACATTTAGAGGCTATTTAGGGTATATTTGCTTATAGGACATTTTTTCATATATGATCCTTATCTTTGGGACTCTGAATAATTCAAATGTTGCCATTTAATGTATTATTTGgtgtttattaaatgtattctATTTTGTGTATATTACAGGTTATCTTGTTTCATTCTGTCTTAGTCTGAATTCATGTTTCTTATACCCCTGTGCTGGTTAAGAatcactaaaaatatttttttttttaattattactattTTTGGATTCTCTTGCACTGGCAAGTGGTGATTAAGAGGTAATTCTGCACCACCCACCGCCACCATTAATTAATTAGATATTGATTGTGTAGTGCTggttcaactctctctctctctttatatatatatatatatatatatatatatatatatatacaaaatggagTTGAAGTGTTAAGACAGCGCTTTCAAGTAGACGATGCAATGCCATAAGCCAGAGGAATATAGGaagcagtttaaaaaacaaaagaacagaaCAACATCATAGTGTAGTTTGTTAACCACTTAGTTATATCAATGTGTGATTATTGGTGCTCACCTGATTGATTCTTATCAATATGAGGTGTATAGTATACTAAGTTAGGTTAGGATAATTTATCCCCACTGTATTAAAGATGAAAAACTTTGTTATAAATGCTTTGTTAGAGATGAAACACTTGTAATCCAGTTAGGAATCAGTGAGATTGTACTCAATGAGAGGTATAATAAAAACCCATTTATTTAGTCAGTCTttgacaaacaaatatatatagttagtgAAAAAGGGACATTAAGAAATCCAATTGGATAGGATCCTTGAAATAAAATGACCCAAAACGATCCTTTAAACGAAATCTCACAACAAAAGTCGTTATTACCCTCTGACGAAGTGAAGAGAGCTTCACGAAATACGTAAGGGCGGAGCTACACAGCAAGTGACGTCACATACAGTCTTGCAGTCCGGGAGCACAGAGACCCATACCGGAGCTGTTTGTTTTGCATTCTCCTAGACAGAACAACCTGCAATCTTTCTTTGTGAGAGATTAAGACACACTGGACTCTGCAAGAACGACTAAgtatacacatctgtatagtatACTGTAAGAACCAGTTTTGTGTTAATGACGATCTGTACACCATATTAATTCATGAGTGTCTGTGGAGGTTGAACTAATTACCACTAGACTTTTGTCGTGAGATTTTGTTTAAAGGATCGTTTTGGGTTATTTTATTTCAAGGATCCTATCCAATTGGATttcttaatgtccctttttaactaactatatatatttgtttgtcaaATACAGACTAAATAAATGGGTTTTTATTATACCTCTCATTGAGTACAATCTCATTGATTGCACACAACACACAACATTATATGCTTGAACTAAAGTTGAGCCTATCTCACTGCCTGCACGGTAACTGTCAGAGTGTGAAACACCACAGGGATTTATATGGTGGGAAATGGAAGTGTGAAAACTATCCTATAGAGGGGGCTGATATCCCCTGCCCCCCTGCTGCAATGCCAGTGTTAATAGTACAGATGGATTTAatctttaaaaaagttaaaagcagcaAGTAAAATAGTGTGATCTCCGAGCAGAGAAGGGCTTATTATATCCATTACAGTTAAGCAGCCTTAAAGTTGCAGGTGTGATTTTTTGCCTGCATCACCACTTTAATGATCAGAGAGGAACTAGAACAACCGCTCAGCTAAACTCCCTCACACTGCACCCTTTTACTTGTGTGAGGCAAATCTTATTTGCTCGGTTTGCCAGATGTCCAGTTTTACAACACTGTAACTCTTAGAGACAACAGTGAAAAGAAGGCAGCAAACATTAAACACTCTAACCTTCTCTTACCCTGGAgtataattacatttttatgtatagGACCAGACTTGCCTGTCTTCATCCTTTTGGCTAACATCAAGCATTCCTCGTAACTCAGACCCAGGTAGGCTCCTCCAGACAGTTGATCACTCCTCCGGTTCTTAATCAGTACCGCACTCACTGTGACTGCACTGCAGCAGGCTAGGCTGAGGGCGCTTGCTGGCTAAAAAGCTGGAAGTGTCAAGCAGGTGGCTCTCAGTCTCACACTCTGTCTACTCTGACACACAGTTCAATCTGACACCCAGAATCCCTGGCACTTATTGTGGATGTGGGCTAGTCTGAACACATTAGCAGCTCTTCTCTCTGCTTCTTCCTGTCACCTGTCCTGCTGTGAATCCAGACACAGGCCAGGAGAGCTGcctcaattgtgtttttttctgattggctgattatgatTGCATGACTAACTGAAATTGACAGTGGGGCTGGCACTTCTATTACCACTGTAATAactgttgtgcaatggagagatgCAACAAGCAGGTCTGCCTCTCTCCATTGTGCAACAGTCAGTTACTACAGTGGTAAAGGATCACCAGCCCAACTGTCAATTTCAGTCAGTCACAAAATCAGCTAatagcatataatttttttt is part of the Bombina bombina isolate aBomBom1 chromosome 6, aBomBom1.pri, whole genome shotgun sequence genome and harbors:
- the LOC128664819 gene encoding protocadherin gamma-B5-like encodes the protein MALQVILFYCFFLCEAASDHLQYSIYEEMKKGSIVGNVANDLGIDNTELLYRKLQISSQTEKQYFNINFENGNIFVIDRIDREVICRTEQKCFLNLEILVENPVNIFHVRVEIQDINDNAPSFSKDLFDIEIGEFSSPGTHFILGNAQDPDLGINSVQSYKLSFNQHFTLGEKTRANGIKYPELVLEKPLDREEQSIYNLILTAYDGGTPVKSGTAQIRVIVHDVNDNFPAFSQEKYQVTLNENIPNGFLVLQLNATDADEGTNAEITYSFSHIAKNAMETFTLDSQSGVIRTKGELDFEVTKMYEMMVEAKDGGGLVGHCTVSIQIIDINDNAPKIITKSLTTPIPEDSLPGTLVAIINVHDLDSGKNGEVICQLFGELPFKLLSSSVGYYKLVTTQPMDRETTSNYNIIVKAEDGGSPPLFSNKTIQLAISDINDNPPVFDKTNYVAYVMENNLAGTSIHRVHASDFDNNENARIIFSILNIDIENIPISSYISINSATGIIYAQRSFDYEQLREIQFRVMAKDSGSPPLSSNATVRICIVDRNDNAPKFLYPSTDTDEPALVEFIPHTSEKGYLITKVIAVDADSGHNAWLSYHFLQIPEPASFIIGQNTGEIKLAQSLHDTDSLRQKVIVMVKDNGEPPLSATVTVKFVMGETYQQVLPEISSQPGNLETQSNITLFLVISIAVISLLFILTVIATVISKYRKASTSTPFGTLTRDMFPQVGLTYPTQFSDGTLPLPYSYNVCVALESSQNEFAHLKPIQNVPIDNLIDTDDSVPGNDSLIKNVPSEDQTCLSSSFWLTSSIPRNSDPGISEVSIETGPTPLDVLSDPAVTSGRATGVTGGVQVTKATCLAPVYALFVWTNQAERVLTVTEKQFLLLISGYWLSLCCLQTAKKGAVEMEGPTQPLT